The genomic segment AGTGAGGAAATGGAACTCcagcaaatttaaaaatatttttcctgAGATTAGGGTTGTTTGACATTACTTAATCTACTTCAAAAATGTTAAAACACTAGGTACcgaaggattttattttatttggtcaGTTGACTTAGCCATAACATAAGTTTTATCACAGAAGTCTATGATTCTTCTTCGAATGGATTTGTTCTTTCATATGATAGTGTAATTCTAAGGCCTTATCCTCCTGCAATCTCCTCGAAGCATGTATTGACCTGTAGCAGTTGGGGTTTAtgcttttcctttttccctgGTTCTCAAGCATTATATGAAACCATTAATGGCCAGAAGTCTCTGTTTTTACTCTTACGAAAGTTTCCTATAGAATTATTAGGCATGGAGTGAACTATACTCATTTACAAGCTAATTATGATTAGCTGTTTTTAAATTTTGCCTGTATAGATCTTGTGCCTCACATTTCCATCTTTATTGCAGGTTTGACGGCAAGAGATTTTGCAGAGATTGCAGAAGAAATGTTATCCGTGAGTTCAAGGAACTGAAGGAACTAAAACGCATGCGAAGAGAACCTCAATGTACTAGTTGGTTTTGTGCTGCAGATACAGCTTTTCTATATGAGGTGCTTCATCCATATCTTAAATCTTTTAGTGCACTAACTATTGTTACAATAATAGCTTTTGTCTTCTTTCCATctacttataaataacaattgTCTAAAATTACAAATTTGACTAATTTTATAATAATCTATTGAGGTTACTGTCAGAATTTTCAAAGTATATGTGACTTGCACAACATTTTTCCTTACTCCTACCCAGGTATCTGATGACAGAGTCCAGGCTGATTGGCACCAAATTTTTGCTGACACTTATGCAACCTACCACCATTTTGAATGGGCAGTTGGAACTGGGGTGGGAAAGTCAGATATTATGGAATTTGAAAATGTTGGCATGAAAGGAAGTGTTCAAGTCAATGGCTTGGATCTTGATTGCTTGAATTCCTGTTATATCACCCTGAGGGCCTTGAAATTGGATGGCCGCTGCTCTGAGCTTTCTGTAAAAGCCCATGCTTTAAAGGGCCAACAATGTGTTCATTGCAGGCTTGTAGTTGGAAATGGTTATGTTAGAATCACAACAGGCGGAAGTATTAGAAGGTTTTTTGAACATGCGGAAGAGGCTGAGGAAGAAGAGGCAGTTGAAACTTTGTGAGGCTTATAGAAAAGGTTGAGTGTTCGGATAGTAGTGGTGTTGAACTTTTAACTCATCTTTCAGGATGATGGTTCCATTCACAAGGATGGAAATGAACTCGATGGAGAGTGTTCCCGTCCCCAAAAGCATGCAAAGAGTGCTGAACTTGCTCGACAGTTTCTCCTTGATGCAGCGACTGTTATATTTAAAGAACAGGCACGTTTGAATTGTTTCTAATTTTTTGTGCTTCAAAGTCTTGCAATATGGCTGCATTCTTTTCAATTGTTtacataaaaaaagaataaattaaaatcttTATGTGTGTAGAAGAATGTGATTAGTAAGAAGTTAACAAAATTACAGTGTATATATTGACTTCATGTATTAATTAGCAGCAGGCAAGTTATTCACTAGAACTCAGTCCATTGGTTTTGACAGAATCTCTATTTAAGTTTGCCTTTTTGGTTGAATTTTTGCTTTAGGAAAGCGGCACTAATGATAAATGAATATTTTTCTTTGGCTAAACTTCGAGGATAGAGTATTATGTTTTTAACTTAATGACCTGGAAGCACTTATTTGCGTGTTACATAAAGTTGGGATACTGTAGTTACTTCAAGAAAATTACTATAGGATGTTCATAATACTATAGCTACTTAGCTGGCAGGAGGAAATGCAATTAATTTGCTGTGTAAGCAATGATATCTTGAGGGTTGAGACAAGCATGAAGCCAATCTTGCTAACCTGTTCTGTTCTTATAAGTTTGTTTGGAGAGAAATGCTAATCTGCCATTTAGTTGGTTGTTTTTAAATTATGAACAAATCCCATGCAGGTACTAAACCTCATTCTCCTTTTGCTCAAATTCGTGTTCATAGAGTGGCACATTTTGTACTGGCTAAAATGAAGATGTTTTGGGAGTAGTCTATAAAGATTCTTTTTTCTAAGAAATAATAGGCTATTACTCAATCTAAAGGAGTGAAAGCATACTTGAGTTTTAATGATAGGGAAGAACACCAGAGGTTCTTGGTGGGGAAGAGTGAGTTGATCCAAGTTTCAGAGTTAGATGCTGCGAGAAAGGATATAGAACCTGTAAATTTAAGTGATATCATCTGCACAAGTTCAATGAGTTCAAATTAAGGCTATGTTTAAAAAGATCTTATAAGATTTGAAGTAACTGAATCACGAGAGCTAtgatgagtttgatttgaatactGTTTTTATACAATGTTTAAACTATCCAAATCTCTCCCCAATCCCTAAAGTGGAGGATATTACACGTTTAAGCACGTTTGAAACAATGTCCTCCAAGTTGTTGCAATAGCAACGGTGCCAACCAACCTAAGGCTCAACCCTGTTTTTAACACATTTAAAGACTGATAAGAATTAACTTGGGACTTTGGTTATGTGGTTCTTATGGATAGTGTGTATAGAGTTGTGGCACAGCAAAATTACTAGTTCAGTTGTTTGTGTTTTTATTATTGCTATAATTCTTCTTacaaacttcatttcaatttatccaTTTTGATATTTAGGTTGAAAAGGCTTTTAGGGAAGGCACAGCACGCCAGAATGCACACAGTATCTTTGTTTGTCTTGCACTGAAGCTGCTGGAAGGACGTGTTCATGTTGCATGCAAGAAAATTATTACCTTAGAAAAGCAGGTCTGAATAATTTTTGGTACTTCAGGATAGGTTTTCCTTCGTGCTTATCAGGAAATGTAAGTCTATTCTCTATTTTCTGATAAAATAGTACTGATACCATGTGATATCTACAGATGAAGCTtcttgaagaagaagagaaggaaaagcGTGAAGAAGAAGAACGCAAGGAGaggaaaagaacaaaagaatgaaaaaaaaaagcacaGGAGAAAGGAGAGactaaaaggaaaagaaagagagaaagaaaaatattgttCCGTGTCAAGTATTACTTCTGTTGCTCTTGATGTCTCAAATGAAGAATCTTCACGTAGTATAGAGGTTGAAGAAAATGTTGCTATTAATTGCAAAGATTCTGTTGGTGACACAGGTGATATTATTGTGTCTAGACCTGATTCTACAAATGTTGAAGAACAGTTTGAAAATGGGCATTCCCCTTTGAGTTTGCAAAATCAAATCTTTGATAGTCCTGATGGAGATGTTATGGAAGTGAAAGATGGGAATGGCCCTTTTACAGAGCGATCAAAATTTTCTTGGGAGAGATTGAAGTTTCGTAAGGATGGTCAATTTGATTCATCCCTGAAACGGTGTCCTCGGCGTCAGGTTGCTGTTGTTTCAGAAAGTGCTTCTGTTCATAGATCTCAGCCAAGATATCAAGGGGAAAACTTTGAAGCCCCTTCCAGGAGCATCAATGGATTAAATAGGCAATTAAAGATAAGCAGTGAAAGATCCAGTGGTCAGCTTTGTGGTGTTAAGTGTACTGAGAAGTTTCAGTGTTCCAACAGTCAGGCAGTTGCTCTCAACACAATGAGTATAGAGCCAAGATGGTGCCGCATGTTTCTGCAACTAGAGTAGGTAGAGAACCCAAATCTGTGAGCAAATCAGAATCTGCACTGGATATGTCTAAGCAAGTCCCCCAAGGTAACAAGTATAATATGCAAGATTATATACATGAAGATTGTGGaaagctaaaaaataaaattatggttgGAACACATCATTCTGCTCGAGATTCACTTCACTGCAAGAAAGTTTGGGGGGCCGTAGGAGCTGGACCTGATGATAATTTTATTAAGTCATCTGGTGAGACATGGTCAAGTGAAAGTAGTGTAAATTTGGGTGAAATTGATCATGAGCACAACAAGGTTGTCAAATCAAGAAACTCCAGCCTCGCAACAAATGAGGACTTTCATGTGGAAAAACAGGATGAATGCTTGTCACTGAATGCTCTGCATATGAGGAAATTGGAATTTATCCTAATAGAAATCCTACCTTGAATGGAAGTTCTCTTTCTATGATTAGTTGGAAGTCTAGTTCTGATAATTTCTCTTGCTATGATCTCAGCAATACCTCCTCTTCAAATCATGGAAATTTGGGATCCTCATCGACATCAGATTCTGAAGATGCCAGTCAACAGTCAGCAGGGAGAGATACTTCACTTTACACACAAAATGGCTTCAGTGAGTGTCAGGTGAAAGGAAAGGATAAAAAGCAGGATGTTAGTGGAGGGGTTGCTCCAGAAAGCCAGGCATTGTTTGGACATTCACCTGATGGTCGAGGGAACAAGGTATCAGGAAATCTGCTGACAAAAGCTGCTGAAAATTTTGAAGATGGAAAAGCAACTGCTCTTACGAGTTCTCAACATCAAAGCATGTCTACATCAATGCAAAACCAACATTTACAATTTCCATTTCAAGCTCCTTCGGCCATGGGTTACTACCATCAGAATCCTGTTTCTTGGCCAGCAACTCCCGCTAATGGATTAATGCCTTTCCCTCCAAACCCTTATCTATATACTGCCCCTCTTGGCTATGGTTCAAACGGCAACTCACCTTTATGCATGCCGTATGGCACGCTACTGCATTTACCGACACCCCTGTTTAATCTTGGTCCTGTTCCCATTTATCATCCAATCTCAAATGTCAATGGCTTGTACGCAGAGCAAATTCAGTTTCCCGAGCCTGGTACAGAAAAAGAAGCTTTGCCTGAAGTTAATTCAAAGGGGGTTCCTGGCAGGCTGCAAGTAACAGAACAAGCGAGAAAGGGAGAAGGTAGGCAAAATGTTGTCTATGCCAAATTGCACACGGATGACACTAGCTTTTCCTTGTTCCAGTTTGGTGGGCCTGTGGCTCTTTCAACAGGATGCAAATCTAATCCTGTTCCTTTAAAGGATGAGATTGTTGTGGGAGAACATTCATCTCAATTTCTGCGGGTCATGTTGAAAACAATCGTGCTTGCAATAAAAAAAGAGTCTACAAATTAAAGAATACAATTTGTTTGCAGCGAGCAATGGCTTAAGATTTTCGTTATTCTAAACATAAATAGTTAGGTATAGGTGAAGGGTTTGGAATTCGTCCCCATCTTCTTGCCCAAAATATACTAAGTTTGAGATATTTTGTAATTTGGTATACAATAATCTTACGGTATAAGAAAATCCAGTTTTAGCTCTTACTAAGATAcccattttcttattattttatctcatataaatacataattttgaactaataCGCATTCTTTTCATTTTCCCTCTTCTTACCATTCTAATTTAAAACGATTGTTTTTTGTGTTATAATGTAACCTATTTTCTTTCATCTAACCACACCTTTAGCTTGTTTCTTGAAATTTATTTGTAATAGACAGCTAAGAGTTTCATCAAAGCTGATTTATTGGGATTATAGGAGGTGTGTTTTTCTGGGAACATATCTTTGGAGTTGAATGCTAACAAGAAGAGATTGAAGTTAGTCTATTTAAGTTGAATGCTAACAAGAAGAGATTGAAGTTAGTCTATTTAAGTGAATGCTTCAAGTTGAACTCCGCAAATTGTGAAAGAAAGAGGTTTCTTGAGTTCATCCTTTTCATTTGTAGGTTGTATCGTTTAATAATAGAGATAAGAGATGGGTTGAAATGAGTAAGCCCATAGTGGTGAGAAATAAAAGGCAAAGCCCACTCCTTGGGTTGTCGTCTACTTGGGATTCGAATCAATTTGACTAGGAACGGATCACAGAGACTGAGAGTGAAGACACCCACCCAATCAACCTTGTGAAAATGGCGACACCCCAATTCCTATCATCCTTCCAGTACTCCGACAGTCTAACAGTCGTAGCTATCTCCTTTTGCACTGCCATTGTCTGCGAAGCCATCTCATGGCTCTTAATCTACCGCACCAACTCTTACAAATCCCTCAAATCCTCTATCGACAAAGCCGCCAAGAAACTCGAAACCATGAAAACCGACCAAAACCCTAGCAAGTTGTCCACCAAAAAATCCAAAACCAAGAAGATCGACCGTGTCGAAACCAGCCTCAAAGAATCCAGCCGTGACCTTTCcttattcaagttcaaatctgGGGCTGTCGTCGCCCTCGTTTTGATCGTCGTTTTTGGCTTCTTGAATTCTCTTTTCGAAGGCAAAGTTGTCGCCAAATTGCCCTTTAAGCCCATCGGGATCGTGATGAAGATGAGTCATAGAGGATTAAAAGGGGACGATTCCACCGATTGCTCCATGGTCTTTCTCTACTTCTTGTGTTCCAtcagtataaggactaatttgcagaAGTTTTTGGGGTTTTCGCCGCCGCGAGGTGCTGCTGGCGCTGGGTTGTTCCCAATGCCTGATCCCAAGACTAATTGAGTCTTTTTTTCAGGttccttttttataatttagctaCCGTTTGAGAATCAAGAATTTAGGTAATGGATATTTGGAGTTTTGGGCTTTTATGTGATAATTGGTGACGACAActggttttatattttaaatcattgttttctaattttgATTATTGTTAACTTTTATAAGTTCCGATGTTTGAATTTTAGATTGGAATAATCATTGCTTGATTGTCATCTTTCTCTAATCTATTGAGTAATTATGTTCTAGTGAAAAGTTTGCTGTGGATGTTCATCCAATTCCTTATTGGAACTCCCATGAATTGAATGTCTGGCACGCATCATACAATTCATACAATCTATGAAATGGTAATCTGACCTCTTAACTCAATCATTTCATAATCTTGACTATTTTCTGGAAACAGATAAACTCACTGTTACATGTTACTACTAAACAAGACATGATATGCTTACTGAACTTTGAAAAATAAGGTTTAGAGTTTGCTTGATCTTTGAAATAAGGTGTTCAGTTTTATAAAGTGGTTGGTTGAGTCTACAGTCTTGTGTTGCATAATGTACATATCGTGGCCAGTTTCTTCTGCTCTAAGTTCGGTTCGATGCTGGAATTGTGTGTGAATGTATTGAAACCGGGATTCATTCATGAAACCAATCAAGTCGATGAACGAGTGGCTTCTGTCTTAGTCTTTCTTAGTACTCCGGGATTTTTAACAGTGTATTGCAATTCACTCTTGTAGCCACTTAAGAGTGCCTTGGAATTATATTTGTGTGTACGGGTGGGTAACCTTTTAAGGTTTAGTACTTTTACAAACTTCAGTTTGGTGTATGAGAAATTTGAAAGCTGTAGGCTAATCCAAATTTTCCTAGTTATGAATTCTTCAGCCTTTCATTGTCCCTCATGTTTATCCTGGATTCTACCACTTTAGCCTATTTGGATCGTTTAAGTTGAGAAAGAGTGAAATCACATGTTTAGTAAAAACCTATCATGGGTGCTTGTGTTTTTAGATGTTTGACTTGTCAATTgcaatccaattttttttttcttttttataaacaATTGCATTGAGCTTTAAGACAAAAGGATTGTGGAAGAGAGAAGGCTACGGGTCTGATAactctctttttaaaaaaatatatatatcatatactaAGACATGATATATAGTAGGAATGATAAACAAGATATTACAAAATGATGCATAAATGTCATGTTTGTAGAATAATTTCAAAAGAGGAGACAAACGAACTGGCAATAATCACAATATTGGAAGAATTTATAAACAAACTAGAAATGTATCATCTTAaacaaattgttaaaaattgcATAAATTGCATCCTAGTTCCATCATCATTAGATTAGCCTAATCTAATGATGAACTTTGGTTAATCAAGAAATCACTCTCAAAAGTGCTCGGCTTCAGttcgaaattattcgcagcaatgatgggtctcacaatactcaatTTAGCCTTAgttagagtgggcttggcataatggtacatagtacgaggaacaAGATTTGGATTTGCAGCAATTGCGGGAGGtagttgattattttgattatcatctATCTTCTCAGTAATAATAATAACGTCCTCTTCGTCAACTATATTGTGTCGACTTTGCCTTGCTTCTCTACAATTTCTGCGAGCTGTACTCTCAATTTCAATgtcaaataataatggtctcgacgggtttcttctagttataaactaAATGAACTtgccagaagtaaataaaagaaaaattagaaaataaaagttaaactaaaaacaaaataaaaattataatagaaataaaaatggctaaattaataaaaaactaGTGTTGCTAATATTTTAGTCTCCGgtaacagcgccaaaaacttgatggtcactaaactaactataaatatgacTAATGCAATCGCatctatcgaacaatagtatagttatggtgagtagggaatatcgtatccacgagaactaaaagtactagtaattatcgtttttattatttagccgacaaattggagtgattgtttttaatctaaatttactaatctaatttatCTAATAACGCAATaaagaatgaaataggaaaataatcaaagaatgaaagaatccacttagactttacctattattatgaatctgaattaaacgatttattcacttgtatcttgatccgtagaaatccctaaattatgttaatatctctttctaattaaaatctctttctaattaaaacccctatcgtcgcattaactcggTCTATGAATtttcctattagatttgactctaatccggtagatttatatcgttctatttctaggattgtatgcaactccactcagtgatgctagatctactcttaaataggacctttgctccactgaaataagcacattaaacacgaataaatatcccaaaaatattaaaacacgaaatgagcatacataattgaaaacaagaatcaaatatttatagcgtaaaaacagaaattaaagaataagattcatcataggtttcatcctccttaggtatctagggaatttagttcataatactaaatagaaacatctcaaatttAGGATAactacaagacataaagaaactcaatataACTTCGAAAGAAATTAGATGGAGGTCTTCGATCTTGAGGGAGATCCGTTTTTAAGTTGATTCTGATGGCATTCTttgagtgttttcttcgatcttctctgatTACCCCCTTATGTCTTTTTCGAAAGAAACTAGCCCGTGTAgaaatgcccaggccgtgtggatcttGAAAATAGCCCTTTTTGTCCGATTTTGACTCCTTTTTCGCTCCTTTCACTCCCAAATGCTTTCTTAaatatagaaacatgaaattaaaggattaggagcattaaattcactaatttgcataattaatcatccaaaaacatattaaaaatggaattaaaatatgttacttttatagcttatcaataagtaaaaaaaaaaaattcaaaagcatATAGTAGAACATCTCTATATGTTGATAAACTGGTTATAAcccaaattaaaaatcattacaaCGTAAATAGAAAAACAATCAGTTCAAGAGTATAAAATAGACAACGCATAAGTTGATAAACTCGTTGCAAATTATACCATAGGTAATATAcacaataaacacaaaaaataaaaataaaaataaaaataaaaataaaaaataaaacatataatagaaCGCGATGGGTAATTTGCAAGTTCATTTTCTAGATAAGCTTCACTTTGCTTTGATTCTTCAACCTTTCTTTGTAGCTCTGCTTCACATTGATCCTTCTCTAGAAAAGCAGCTTCATACGAAAGCTCTCTCTCTTTACTTATCGCCAGTTCTCTCTTTAAATAAGAGGATGATCCAACTTGGTCATGTCGTTTGGTCGGACTCTCTCTTCGACCATTCCGTAGTGTACTTGTTCGACGTTGTGTGGGAGGATTCTTTGTTGCAGCGAGTTCTGCCATTAGTCTCTCGTTATGATTCATTAGTTTAGCAACTTCTTCTGACAATTCCTTAAGCTCCACAGCAGCAGTTGAGGCTAGCCCCTTGGCATATGAACTCTCCTTTGCCAGTTTATGGTTCCGTAACTCTAGCTTAGCTGGTATTTTGACTCAGTTAGTACCACAACTTTGTGCTTCAGTTCCTCAATCTGGGTCACCTGATTGAGCAAAACAAGGAAATTAGCTATACCATTTACCGAAATGAAAGTGAAAACAGTAAAAAGTAAACCCTTAATAAAACTGATGCTAGGCTAATCATAAGTGCTAATGTCGCTGTGATGTATAATCTGGGAATAAAAACATAAAGACTGCATATAGTGTGCTTGTATGTTTGCCGAGACACATAGAAACAAGATGTAGACATACTTCAATCATCAAAATGGAGCAGAGCATGGGGACAAGTGCAAATGACTGAATTGTGTGCGTTTGCATGCTTGGCCTTAAATGGATAGCAGCGCTCGAGTAAGGTACCATATGAGCACCATATCTGAGTATTTAAAAGCGCCTGTGTTTTTATAAGCAAATCGCTACTAATCTCTTTTGGTGCCGCAACTTCTTTGTCCATCTGCAGGCCATTCATTTCA from the Gossypium hirsutum isolate 1008001.06 chromosome D09, Gossypium_hirsutum_v2.1, whole genome shotgun sequence genome contains:
- the LOC107891247 gene encoding calcium load-activated calcium channel is translated as MATPQFLSSFQYSDSLTVVAISFCTAIVCEAISWLLIYRTNSYKSLKSSIDKAAKKLETMKTDQNPSKLSTKKSKTKKIDRVETSLKESSRDLSLFKFKSGAVVALVLIVVFGFLNSLFEGKVVAKLPFKPIGIVMKMSHRGLKGDDSTDCSMVFLYFLCSISIRTNLQKFLGFSPPRGAAGAGLFPMPDPKTN